The Paenibacillus beijingensis nucleotide sequence GATTGTCCATATCCGGATTGACGACTGCCGCATCGTTATGGGTATCCGCCGCAATCGGACTGTCGGCTGGAGCCGGATTTTATTTCGTGACCGCTCTAGCTACCGTATTGATCGTAACGACGCTGTTTATTTTGAAGAAGGTCGGCAGGAAGCTGATCCCTTCTCCGACGAATAAAACGCTGCACATTATTGTGGAAGACTTGCCAGGCAAGCTGGCGGAAATTTCGTCGATTTTTGAAGCGCAAAAAATCAAGATGGGCGACCTGATCGTAGAGTCACAGGAGGAAGAAGAGCTGATCTGCATCAAGCTTCGTTACCAGGATCCGCGAAAACAGGGCGTGTATAACGTGATTGGAGAAGTGCAGCGTATATCCGGAGTTCGCAGCGTAGGCACCGTCGATGGAGAAGGTTTATAGCTATTGTAATCTATGGAGTGTAAACATCTTGTTTATCATCCGTTGAGCAGCAGTTTTTTATTGGATTAAACATGACATGTTTATAACACAATATTATTTAGAAAATCCAATAAATTTCGACGATGGCTAAACAATAGTGCACGTTGCATAATAAAAGAGGACATTATTCGTCAAATTAAACAAATCAGATGTGAACATAGTTGACCTTATTGTCGGGAGGATGTATATTTTCCTTACACGAATAATTATTAAATCTAATGCAGTTAATAAAACGTAGCTTTCGGTGGTTTAGTCAAATGGTAGTAAGCCATTCAGTCAAATGCCAAACCACTCTGAATAAGATTTGGGAAATCGATTTCCTAACATCAAATTAAAGGGTGGAGAAGCCTTGAGCATTAAGATAAAAGATTGCCACGAAAGCCGAGGTTTCAGCAGCAACTGTATCACGGGTTCACAAAGGTAGTGGACGTCCCGTCTAACATATGCGAATTACAATCCACTTTAAAAGATTCAGGAAATCGATTTCCTGTTTCACCGGCAACCGTATCACGGGTTCTCAAATGATAGTTAAGCGTCCCGTCTAATGTATGCAAATTACAACCCCCTCTGTATAAGTTATAGGAAATCGATTTCCCACTTCACCAGCAACTATATCATGGGTTCTCAAACGATAGTTAAGCGTCCAGTCTAATGTATGCAAAGTACAAACCATTCTAAATAAGATTTAGGAAATCGATTTCCTAAATCTTATTAAAGGGGTGAAACCTTGAGCATTTCGATAAAAGATATTGCCATGAAAGCCGGGGTTTCAATAGCAACCGTATCACGGGTTCTCAATCGGAGCAAGCCTGTGAGCAAGGTGGTGCGGGAGAGAGTAATGAAGGTTGTGGAAGAGCTTAGCTTTAATCCCAACTCGGTTGCCCGCAGTCTCGTTATGAGGAAAAGCAGGCTCATAGGTGTTCTCATTCCCAGTATGGATAACAAATTCATTTCGGATTTTGTCAACACGCTTGAAAAAGAGCTCTTCAAGTGCAACTATACGACGCTGGTCTGCAATACAAAACGAGATGATGATATAGAGATGGATTTTCTGAGGCTCCTGAAAGACAAGTATGTGGATGGAGTCGTGATGATGGCCTCTAATCCGAAACCGCATCAAATTGAGTTCTTGGAGAAGATGGCGATTCCTGCCGTATTCGCAGGCCATACGGATTCAACGAAGCAATTCTCGTCCGTTAATATTGATCATTGTCAAGCTATGTATGATGCGACCCGGTATTTGCTTCAGAACGGCCATTGCAAAATTGCATTTTTTGGAGGGCCTGATATTTATCAACAGATTGTCGAGCGGTTATCCGGTTATAAGCAGGCGCTGGCCGATTATGGAATCGAATACGACGAATCGCTGTTTTATTATGCTCATGACTATGACATTGAGAACGGCTATGAAAGCGGCATGAAATTGTTCCAAAGAAAGGACAGGCCTACGGCGGTTTGCTGTGTGAGCGATATGGTCGCGATCGGAGCGATCCGGGCAGCGGAAGACAATAGGCTCAGTGTTCCCGAAGATATCTCTATCATGGGATTTGACGACATCTCCATTGCAAAAGCTTACCGTCCCGGCATTACGACAATCCGGCAGCCTATCCATGAACTCAGTGTTCAGGCAGCACAAATGCTGCTGAGCCAAATACAGCAAAAAGAGAACTATGTAAGAGAAACAAGGATTCTTCCGCACGAAATTATGGTAAGGGGGAGTTGCATGGCAGTATCCAACTAATATTCGTATTGAATGGTTTCTGATTTACACGCTTCAAATGTAATGCAGGTTGATAAAAAAACTAGACTTTTACTTGCAAAGGGGAAAAGAATCCATGAAAAAGAAGTTAGGTCTTGTAATGCTGTCTACAACAATAATGCTTTCGCTGGCTGCTTGCGGCGATAAAACGGAAACAGGAGCGACTAATCAACCAAGCAATGCGACAAACTCTCAGACGAATACGAACGAGACTGGTGCAAATGATGAGCTTAAGCCGGAACCAGGGGCAGAATTGAGATTCTGGACGTTCACCACGGACCTGAAGCCGTTCACGGACTATGCTTTGAAAGAATTCGAGCAAAAGTATAACATCAAAGTCATAGTTGAAGACGTGGGTTACTGGGACAGCGTGGGCCGAATTACAACAGACGGTCCAGCCGGTGTGGGCGCAGACGTGTTCGGTCTTCAAACCCCTGATGTTGCCAAGGCTGTAAAAGCAGGACTTATACTGCCAAATGACTATTATGAAGAAGAAACCAAGAAGGTTAACAAACCAGACGCGGTTGCTGCAGCATCATATGACGGTATTCTATACGGCTACCCATGGAACGTCTATACGTTTGGTCTATACTACAACAAGGAGCTTGTTAAGGATGCCAAGCTTGAAACATGGGATGACATCATTGCCTTCTCCAAACAATTCAATGATGTGAAAAACAATAAATTCGGCTTTATGATGGATGCAGGTAACTCTCCTTTTGATGTTGCGTTTATGACGGGTTATGGCGGATACATCTTCGGCGATAATGAAACAAATGTGAATGACATCGGGGTCAATAATGAAGGTTCCGTTAAAGGAATGAAATTCTTCCAATCGCTAAAAGAAATTCTTCCGCTTGAACTGAGCGATTTGGGTGTAAGGGGAGGCTTGTGGGAGCAAGGCAAGCTCGCCATTAATATGGATGGAAGCTGGTCGATCGGTGCAAATAGCAAATTGCCATTTGAAGTAGGCGTTCTTCCGATGCCGAAGCTGCCAGGCGGAGATAATGCGAAGCCGCTTGCCGGAAGCACAGGATACTATGTCAGCTCATACTCCAAATATCCGAATGCGGCAAAAATCTTTGCTAACTTCATTACATCCAAAGAAATGCAAATCAAAAATAATGAGTTGACCGGCGCTCTTCCGGCAGCAGCAGTGTCTGAATCCGAACCGGGTCTTCGCACAGATGATCTTACTAAAGGGTATATGAAACAAATTGCCAGTAGCCACATATTCCCTGGTGTTCCTGAAACAAGTTTTGTCTGGGATGCTTTGAATTCTGCAATAGCTGAAATTTGGAAGGGAGCCGATCCGAAAACTGAAATGGATAAGGCCGCAGAAAGAATCAAGTCAAGCATTGCTAATCAAAAGTAAGTTTAACTAGCAGCAGTAGGCTAAACAACCGGCGATCACCTGGCTTGTCAAGGTGATCGCCTTTCATTGAAGGGGGCTGAAGGGTGGTGCAACAGCTTATTATGGATCAAAACTTGTCAAAAACGAAACCTTACAGGAAAATAGCAGTGGTGTTATCTGTAATCGCGATGGGACTGGGACAATTATATAACCGCCAGTATGTAAAAGGGATCATTCTGCTGGCTTTTCATGCAATCGGGTTATATACATTTATTTTTCGTCTTCCTCATGCTGTATGGGGACTTGTAACACTCGGTGAAACTAAAACTCAACTTAAAAAAGTGGGCAGGTTATATCAGCAGATTTTGGGTGACCATTCCGTCTACTTGATGATTCAAGGTTTGATTACAGTATGTGCAGCGTTCGTTCTCATCTACATTTACACGATGAGCATTAAGGATGCCTATCAAGTAGGCAAACGGAGGGAACGAGGCGAACAGCCCCATAACTTCCTGCAAACAGCCCGTTTTATTGCAACGTACCGTTTTCCTTATCTGATACTTGCGATTCCTTTAGTAGGCGTCTTTTTCTTTACAATCATGCCTATTATATTTATGATTTTACTAGCGTTTACGAACTATACGTCTAATAATATGCCCCCAGCACATTTGCTTGACTGGGTAGGTTTTGATGTTTTCAAGGATATCTTCACGATTAAACAATGGAGCCACACATTCTATGGCGTACTGCTCTGGACGTTCATATGGGCGATTCTGGCGACGGTAACCGGTTTTTTTGGCGGGTTCGCGATCGCCTTGCTTGTACAGCAGAAGGGAATCCGCTTCAAAAAAGTTTGGCGCACTCTGCTTATAATGCCATACGCGATTCCGATGTTTGTCTCCATGCTCATTTTGCAGAATATGTTTAACGGCCACTTCGGTCCGCTTAATCAATACTTAGGACTAATAGGCATTGATTCAATTCCATGGTTGTCTGATCCAACGTGGGCGAAAGTAACGCTGGTTCTTGCTAATTTCTGGGTATCTTTCCCTGCGTCCATGCTTTTGATAATTGGAATATTGTCCACGATTCCAACTGATATGTATGAGGCAGCCGATATTGACGGTGCGACTGCATTTCAGAAAACTCGGCTGATTACATTTCCGTCTGTCATGTATTCGATGGCCCCGCTGTTGGTTATGTCTTTTGTAGGCAATATTAACAACTTTACTATCGTGTACCTTCTGACGAACGGCAATCCGGTGAATGGCGATTACCAGTTTGCCGGAGATACCGATCTTCTGATTACTTGGCTCTACAAACTTTCCTTTGAGCAGGGTCAATATAACTTCGCTTCGGTAATCGGAATCTTTATCTTCATTATTCTGTCGGGATTTGCAATTTGGAATGTTCGCCGCACGAAAGCATTTAAGGAGGACTTGCAATGAACCAAAAAACGACGGTCTGGTTATCAGTCAGTTATATATTGCTCATTCTAATAGTTGTCTTTTCGGTGTACCCTGCAATTTGGGTTGTGATGTCGTCATTTCGGACGGGTGATTCATTGTATAGTGATAGCCTCCTCCCGACAACGTTCACATTAGAACACTACAAGACTTTGTTTACAAAGTATCAGTTCGATCTATGGTACATGAATACGTTGAAGATAGCTGTATCCAGCATGATTCTCGGCACCATCCTGACGCTGCTGACCGGCTATGCTTTCTCGATGTTCCGCTTTTATGGACGGAAGTCCCTGATGAATACACTGTTGGTGCTGGGCTTATTCCCGGGTTTTATGAGTATGATTGCGATATTTATTTTGCTGAATCAGATGAATTTGCTTAATACACATACTGCGGTTGTTATCACGTATGCATCAGGAGCACCTATGGGTTTTCTATTTTGCAAGAGCTTTTTCGATACCATTCCTAAAAGTCTTACCGAAGCGGCGCATATTGACGGCGCAGGTCACAATACCATTTTCTTCCGTATCGTCATGCCTTTATCGACTCCGCTCATCGTATTATTGGCACTGGGCTCCTTTGCAGGCGCTTTTACCGACTTTATTTTCGCCAAGCTTGTACTGAAAACGCCGGAGAAGAAGACGCTGGCCGTAGGACTATTCGACATGATCAACGGCCAGCAAGCAACAAGCTTCACAACGTTTGCCGCTGGTAGCGTACTTATAGCGCTTCCGATTACGGTTCTTTTCATTTTGCTTCAACGATTCTTGGTTGAAGGAATGACCGTTGGGGCTGAAAAGGGATAATATTCGCATTCATACGAACACTATGGGTCTGTAGCCTGGCGATTATTCCTGTCACAAAGATTAGGGGGTAAAGTCTTGGACATTACAATATATGATGTTGCCGTGAAAGCCAACGTTTCAGCAGCAACCGTATCACGGGTTCTCAATCGGAGCAAGCCTGTGAGCAAAGCGGTGCGGGAGAGAGTCATGAAAGCTGTGGAAGAGCTTAACTTTAAACCCAACTCCGTTGCCCGCAGTCTCATTATGAAGGAAAGCAGGCTCATAGGCGTTCTCATACCAGGCATCGCTAATGTATTTATTTCAAGTTTCATCGACACGCTTGAAGAAGAGTTCTTCAAGTATAACTATACGACGCTGCTCTGCAATACAAGACGCGATGATGATATAGAGATGGATTATTTGAGGCTCCTGAAAGACAAGTATGTGGATGGAGTCGTGCTGATGACCTCTAATCCGAAACCTCATCAAATCGGGTTTTTCGAGAAGGTGGAGATTCCTGCCGTATTTGCGGGCCATACGGATTCAACGAAGCAATTCTCGTCCGTTAATATTGATAACTATCAGGCGATGTATGATGCCACCCGATATTTGCTGCAAAACGGCCATCGCAAAATCGCATTTTTTGGCGGACCTGCTAACTATCTACAAATTATGGAGCGGCTATCTGGTTACAAGCAGGCGCTGGCCGATTATGGAGTCGAATACGACGAGTCACTGTTCTATGCACATGACTATGACATTGAGCACGGATATGAATGCGGCATGAAGTTGTTCCTAAGAAAGGACAGGCCTACGGCGGTTTGCTGTGTAAGCGACATGGTCGCGATCGGGGCGATCCGGGCGGCGAAAGACAATGGGCTCAGAGTTCCCGAAGATATCTCGATCATGGGATTCGACGACATCTCCATTGCGAAAACTTACAGTCCTGAGATTACGACGATCCGGCAGCCGATCCGTGAGATGAGTGTTCAGGCAGCGCATATGCTGCTGAGCCAAATACAGCAAAAAGAGAACTACATGAGAGAAACGAGGATTCTTCCACACGAAATTATCGTAAGGAAGAGTTGCATGACAGTATCTGGCTGAAGCTCGCTTTAAGCAAGATCATGCATTTAAGTTTTTTTCTCGTTAACACGAATTATACAACTATGGGCAACAGGAGAACAAAATCGTTGAAAATCCATTTTGAGAATGTAGCCTATGAGAATCCTCTTTTGTCACTTCGTGTATTCCAAGTCCAGCGCTTCGATAACGTTTTGAACAATTGGCACTTTCATCGGGAACTGGAGCTGCTCCTTGTGAACAGCGGCTCGCTGGAAGTTTATATCGACGAAGAATGCTTCGACATACAGGCAGGCGATATCGCCATTATCGGCACCCATCAGCTTCACCGAGACCGAAATTCCGGCGACCAGCTGGATTATATTGTGCTCCAATTTGATCTGGAGCAATTTTTCGATCACAGCACGATGCCCTATATGCGTTTTTTTTCGGAAACGATAAACCCGCTGAGCCAGGCAAATTACATTTTCCGGGAAAACATTGCCGTCCGGGGCGAATTCGCCTCCTGCGTCCGCGAAATCTTGCAGGAGGTAGAACGCAAGGAAAGCGGGTATGAACTGGCGGTCAACCTGCTGATCAAAAAAATATTATTGCTGCTGCTGCGGGGCGACAAGAGAAAGGTGCTGGCGGAGCAGGAAACCTTCGACCAGATCCGTTTGAAGCCTGTATTGGCGTTCGTGGAGCAGCATTTGACTGACAGGATCCAGGTGGAGGAAGTATGCAAGCTTGCCAATATGAGCTATTACTACTTCGTCAAATATTTCAAGAAATCGATCGGACACTCCTTCACCGAGTATGTCAATTACCGCAAAATAAAATTGGCGGAGCGCATTTTGCTTACGAAAGACTTGAGCATCTCTGAGGTGGGAGACCGGATCGGAATGCCGAACATGGCCCACTTCTACAAAATGTTCAGAAAATATAACGACTGCTCGCCGAAGGAGTTTCAGAAACGGATGCTTGCCTCGGTTTCACGGAGTGATAGAGATTCAGGGTTGCGATCAGGACGGGAGGATTCAATGAAATACCTCCAGATGCCAAGAGGATAACTTAGCTTAATAAAAAAAGAGTCTTATCGGGCATTATATTGAAGGAGTCAAAAAGGAATATATAAAAGACATATTTTTTTAAAATGAGGTTAACCGGTTACGTAATACCCATATCATTCACGATAAGGAGTGTTTTATAGATGATGACAGACAGAGCCTTTCTTCGCAGGGCCGGGTTGGCGGCAGCAAGTATGATTCTTATGCTCTCCGCCGCATGTACAAACAAAGAGGAGCTGCGCGTGGATCAGATTCAAACCGTTTCCGTCATGAAAAGTTTATCTACAGACAAAGCGAGCTACAAGCCGGGCGATTCGGTGAAGTTCTCGCTATCGTTGAAATCATCAAGAGCAGATCAGTCCGTACTTATTCGTTACAAGCATCTCAATAAGCTGATTAAGGAAGAGACGCAAGCGTTTACGGGAGACAGCCTGTCCTGGAAGTGGAAGGCGCCTGCAGATGACGGCACCGGGTATATGGTCGAAGTGATCCTTAATCAACAGGACAAGCCGGTTGATCATAGCAATATCGCCGTGGATGTATCATCGGATTGGGGCAAGTTTCCACGTTACGGGTATTTGGCTGATTTCCCTGCGATGAGCAGCGATGCGATGATCCGTAATTGAGCGTCTAAACCGGTTTCATATTAACGGAATCCAGTTCTATGATTGGCAGTACAAGCATCATGATCCGCTAAAAATGGACGGCGACAAGCCTGCCTCTGAGTGGACGGATATCGCGAACCGGCCTGTGTCGTTCGACACGGTTAAAGATTATATTGAACTTGCGCACAACCGGGGCATGAAGGCAATGAACTATAATCTGATTTTTGGCGGTAACAATGATGCGGATCAGGACGGCGTATCGAAGGAATGGGGCCTTTATAAAGATGCCGGGCATGCTGTTCAAGATTCTCATCCGCTTCCAGAAGGATGGAAGAGCCTTGAATTATACGAACCCGGGAACCCGGATTGGCAGAATTACATCATTTCAAAAGAGGAGAATACTTTCAAGTGGCTCCCTTTTGACGGGTGGCATATCGACCAGTTGGGTAGCAGAGGCTCGTTCACTTATGACGGGAAGCCAGTGAACCTTGCGCTCGGTTATCAAAGCTTCATTGAGAAGGTAAAAGATAAACTGGATATCGATTACGTCATGAATGCAGTAGGTCAATACGGACAGCCCTATATTGCTAAGGCTCCGGTCAAATTTTTGTATTCTGAGTTATGGAGTGCTCATTCTACGTTTAACAGTTTGAAAGAAGTTATTGACCAGAATTTGAGCAATAGCGGCAATAAGCTGAATACCGTGCTTGCAGCGTATATGAACTATTTCTTGTCCAACAACGAAGGAATATTTAACGCGCCGGGAGTGCTGCTTACGGATGCAGTGATTTTTGCTTCTGACGGCTCCCATCTAGAACTTGGTGAAAACATGCTGTCCAAAGAATACTTACCGCATAAAAATCTGAAAATCACTCCTGAACTAGAAACAAGTCTGACTCATTATTATGATTTTCTGGTTGCCTATCAAAACGTGCTGCGTGATAGTGTGGAAGATTCCGATGTTAAATTGGAGAGCAGTCAAATCCAGCTTTCCGACAGTGCGGATAAAGGGGGCGTGTGGGCAATTGCCAAGAAGAAGGAAGGTTACGAGATTGTCAATTTCATTAATCTCTTGGATGCGACTACCTTAGGTTGGAATGATACATTTGGCACCCAAAAAGAACCGGCTGAGAAGACGAATATTGACATTTCTGTGGAAACGGAGACAAAGGTCAAAGCTTGAGCCTTGTGGGGCCGTTTCAGAAAACTCCGTATGAGTCCCCGGATATGCAATCAGAAGCGAGCGAAATTCTCTTAGATCAAGAACATCTAGGTCGAAGTGAATAATAACTTTGGATTTGTTTCGCTCTTTAAGCCACCTCAGCACGTCAGAGCTGTCCACTTTAATACGTTGAGGTCCGACGATATCCAATTTGAAATCCTTCATGGCTTCGGTTTTTAATGGCTCCATCATATCGTTTAACCCAACATAAAGAACCTGGTCATCTTGAAATTTTAAGGGGACTTCTTCGACGAATTCGGAATTTTTGAAGGAGATGAACCGCGAGGTGCTGTCTCGCTATCCGGTCATGACGGTCGGCGAAATGCCGGGTGCGACGGTGGAAGAGGCGAAGCTGTATACC carries:
- a CDS encoding MgtC/SapB family protein, translating into MDVWHISHWEMAIRLFTAMIGGGLIGLERQWSQHHAGLRTHMLVALGSAIIMLLSIYGFSEFVNEPNVRMDPARLGAQVISGIGFLGAGTIIRNGLSISGLTTAASLWVSAAIGLSAGAGFYFVTALATVLIVTTLFILKKVGRKLIPSPTNKTLHIIVEDLPGKLAEISSIFEAQKIKMGDLIVESQEEEELICIKLRYQDPRKQGVYNVIGEVQRISGVRSVGTVDGEGL
- a CDS encoding LacI family DNA-binding transcriptional regulator; protein product: MSISIKDIAMKAGVSIATVSRVLNRSKPVSKVVRERVMKVVEELSFNPNSVARSLVMRKSRLIGVLIPSMDNKFISDFVNTLEKELFKCNYTTLVCNTKRDDDIEMDFLRLLKDKYVDGVVMMASNPKPHQIEFLEKMAIPAVFAGHTDSTKQFSSVNIDHCQAMYDATRYLLQNGHCKIAFFGGPDIYQQIVERLSGYKQALADYGIEYDESLFYYAHDYDIENGYESGMKLFQRKDRPTAVCCVSDMVAIGAIRAAEDNRLSVPEDISIMGFDDISIAKAYRPGITTIRQPIHELSVQAAQMLLSQIQQKENYVRETRILPHEIMVRGSCMAVSN
- a CDS encoding sugar ABC transporter substrate-binding protein — encoded protein: MKKKLGLVMLSTTIMLSLAACGDKTETGATNQPSNATNSQTNTNETGANDELKPEPGAELRFWTFTTDLKPFTDYALKEFEQKYNIKVIVEDVGYWDSVGRITTDGPAGVGADVFGLQTPDVAKAVKAGLILPNDYYEEETKKVNKPDAVAAASYDGILYGYPWNVYTFGLYYNKELVKDAKLETWDDIIAFSKQFNDVKNNKFGFMMDAGNSPFDVAFMTGYGGYIFGDNETNVNDIGVNNEGSVKGMKFFQSLKEILPLELSDLGVRGGLWEQGKLAINMDGSWSIGANSKLPFEVGVLPMPKLPGGDNAKPLAGSTGYYVSSYSKYPNAAKIFANFITSKEMQIKNNELTGALPAAAVSESEPGLRTDDLTKGYMKQIASSHIFPGVPETSFVWDALNSAIAEIWKGADPKTEMDKAAERIKSSIANQK
- a CDS encoding sugar ABC transporter permease, with the protein product MVQQLIMDQNLSKTKPYRKIAVVLSVIAMGLGQLYNRQYVKGIILLAFHAIGLYTFIFRLPHAVWGLVTLGETKTQLKKVGRLYQQILGDHSVYLMIQGLITVCAAFVLIYIYTMSIKDAYQVGKRRERGEQPHNFLQTARFIATYRFPYLILAIPLVGVFFFTIMPIIFMILLAFTNYTSNNMPPAHLLDWVGFDVFKDIFTIKQWSHTFYGVLLWTFIWAILATVTGFFGGFAIALLVQQKGIRFKKVWRTLLIMPYAIPMFVSMLILQNMFNGHFGPLNQYLGLIGIDSIPWLSDPTWAKVTLVLANFWVSFPASMLLIIGILSTIPTDMYEAADIDGATAFQKTRLITFPSVMYSMAPLLVMSFVGNINNFTIVYLLTNGNPVNGDYQFAGDTDLLITWLYKLSFEQGQYNFASVIGIFIFIILSGFAIWNVRRTKAFKEDLQ
- a CDS encoding sugar ABC transporter permease, which codes for MNQKTTVWLSVSYILLILIVVFSVYPAIWVVMSSFRTGDSLYSDSLLPTTFTLEHYKTLFTKYQFDLWYMNTLKIAVSSMILGTILTLLTGYAFSMFRFYGRKSLMNTLLVLGLFPGFMSMIAIFILLNQMNLLNTHTAVVITYASGAPMGFLFCKSFFDTIPKSLTEAAHIDGAGHNTIFFRIVMPLSTPLIVLLALGSFAGAFTDFIFAKLVLKTPEKKTLAVGLFDMINGQQATSFTTFAAGSVLIALPITVLFILLQRFLVEGMTVGAEKG
- a CDS encoding LacI family DNA-binding transcriptional regulator; the encoded protein is MDITIYDVAVKANVSAATVSRVLNRSKPVSKAVRERVMKAVEELNFKPNSVARSLIMKESRLIGVLIPGIANVFISSFIDTLEEEFFKYNYTTLLCNTRRDDDIEMDYLRLLKDKYVDGVVLMTSNPKPHQIGFFEKVEIPAVFAGHTDSTKQFSSVNIDNYQAMYDATRYLLQNGHRKIAFFGGPANYLQIMERLSGYKQALADYGVEYDESLFYAHDYDIEHGYECGMKLFLRKDRPTAVCCVSDMVAIGAIRAAKDNGLRVPEDISIMGFDDISIAKTYSPEITTIRQPIREMSVQAAHMLLSQIQQKENYMRETRILPHEIIVRKSCMTVSG
- a CDS encoding AraC family transcriptional regulator codes for the protein MKIHFENVAYENPLLSLRVFQVQRFDNVLNNWHFHRELELLLVNSGSLEVYIDEECFDIQAGDIAIIGTHQLHRDRNSGDQLDYIVLQFDLEQFFDHSTMPYMRFFSETINPLSQANYIFRENIAVRGEFASCVREILQEVERKESGYELAVNLLIKKILLLLLRGDKRKVLAEQETFDQIRLKPVLAFVEQHLTDRIQVEEVCKLANMSYYYFVKYFKKSIGHSFTEYVNYRKIKLAERILLTKDLSISEVGDRIGMPNMAHFYKMFRKYNDCSPKEFQKRMLASVSRSDRDSGLRSGREDSMKYLQMPRG
- a CDS encoding glycoside hydrolase family 66 protein — protein: MMTDRAFLRRAGLAAASMILMLSAACTNKEELRVDQIQTVSVMKSLSTDKASYKPGDSVKFSLSLKSSRADQSVLIRYKHLNKLIKEETQAFTGDSLSWKWKAPADDGTGYMVEVILNQQDKPVDHSNIAVDVSSDWGKFPRYGYLADFPAMSSDAMIRN
- a CDS encoding glycoside hydrolase family 66 protein, which encodes MQFYDWQYKHHDPLKMDGDKPASEWTDIANRPVSFDTVKDYIELAHNRGMKAMNYNLIFGGNNDADQDGVSKEWGLYKDAGHAVQDSHPLPEGWKSLELYEPGNPDWQNYIISKEENTFKWLPFDGWHIDQLGSRGSFTYDGKPVNLALGYQSFIEKVKDKLDIDYVMNAVGQYGQPYIAKAPVKFLYSELWSAHSTFNSLKEVIDQNLSNSGNKLNTVLAAYMNYFLSNNEGIFNAPGVLLTDAVIFASDGSHLELGENMLSKEYLPHKNLKITPELETSLTHYYDFLVAYQNVLRDSVEDSDVKLESSQIQLSDSADKGGVWAIAKKKEGYEIVNFINLLDATTLGWNDTFGTQKEPAEKTNIDISVETETKVKA